From Epinephelus lanceolatus isolate andai-2023 chromosome 5, ASM4190304v1, whole genome shotgun sequence, the proteins below share one genomic window:
- the arl2bp gene encoding ADP-ribosylation factor-like protein 2-binding protein isoform X2 produces MDIQERTDLNCGDSIVEMVDMDDENVAISSSSAADAAFDALIGCIEDIIMEEDFQQLQQSFMEKHYLEFEDSDENKLSYTPIFNEYVDLLEKQLEQQLRERITGFNMTTFTELLMQHKEDVPGDIFDMLLTFTDFMAFKEMFLEYRAAQRILKI; encoded by the exons ATGGACATCCAGGAACGAA ctgaccTGAACTGTGGAGACAGCATCGTAGAAATGGTTGACATGGACGACGAAAACGTTGCTATTTCCAG TTCCTCAGCTGCAGACGCTGCTTTTGATGCTCTTATTGGCTGCATAGAGGACATCATCATGG agGAGGACTTCCAGCAGCTTCAGCAGAGTTTTATGGAGAAACACTACCTGGAGTTTGAGGACTCTGACGAGAACAAGCTGAGCTACACACCCATCTTCAATGAATAT GTTGACCTGCTGGAGAAACAACTGGAGCAGCAGCTGAGGGAAAGGATCACTGGCTTCAACATGACCACTTTCACAGAGCTGCTCAT GCAACACAAAGAGGATGTGCCAGGTGACATCTTTGACATGCTGCTAACGTTCACTGACTTCATGGCCTTTAAAGAGATGTTTCTGGAATACAGAGCG